In Arachis hypogaea cultivar Tifrunner chromosome 17, arahy.Tifrunner.gnm2.J5K5, whole genome shotgun sequence, a single window of DNA contains:
- the LOC112766396 gene encoding biogenesis of lysosome-related organelles complex 1 subunit 1, whose product MYRASPQSQVPLSRAHSVSSSDAQRPNLNADPKGLESSLQNLLTLHSHNSLILRHHTEKAKKEAIKKAERVSELLVEAVNGGVQDSFVYEKRIEQEIRALSATVAKFMKQTDQWLAATHALNTAVKEIGDFENWMKIMEYDCKSITAAIQNIHQD is encoded by the exons atgtaCCGAGCATCACCGCAGTCGCAGGTTCCGCTGTCGCGTGCACACTCTGTTTCCTCCTCCGACGCACAAAGACCCAACCTCAACGCTGATCCAAAGGGTCTCGAATCTTCTCTCCAAAACCTCCTCACCCTCCATAGCCACAACTCCCTCATCCTCCGCCACCACACTG AGAAAGCGAAGAAGGAGGCAATCAAGAAAGCTGAGAGAGTTTCTGAGCTGTTAGTGGAGGCTGTGAATGGTGGGGTGCAAGATTCTTTCGTGTATGAGAAGCGAATAGAGCAAGAGATTCGAGCTCTTTCTGCCACTGTTGCTAAGTTCATGAAACAAACGGATCAGTGGCTTGCTGCAACTCATGCTCTCAACACTGCTGTTAAG GAAATTGGAGACTTTGAGAACTGGATGAAGATCATGGAATATGATTGTAAAAGTATCACTGCAGCTATACAGAATATTCACCAAGATTGA